DNA sequence from the Dermatophagoides farinae isolate YC_2012a chromosome 10, ASM2471394v1, whole genome shotgun sequence genome:
CCAAATTGTAAATTGATCTTGAAACTATGAGCCTTGCAGCAGCATCATCACCAACTTCATCACcttcaccatcatcttcgtcgatccaacaacaacaatcagcTGCAACAGCATCAATTATTCTAAGTCCTGGTTATTATCGTCGTCAAGAAcgagaacaacaacaacatcatacAAATCTTAATACTAGACAGCATATATCTGTTTTGGCCAATGCTTGTTTAGGACAACCACAGCCagtttcatcaacattagtGCCATCATCGATACCACATCAATGGTTAAATTGTACATCAGTAACAAGAAATTCTGTTGAAAGTCCTCCTATTGAAAAGATGACTAATCAATCACATAAATGTGTTCAACAGCAACGTGACCaaattgatgacaatcatcaaacaccACCAATTGAAACATCGACACCATCAAGTATAGCTACTGATGAAACACCACAAATTGATCGTTGGTCAAGAGATTTTCGttcattgatcgatgatCGTGATGGTGTTAATCTTTTTCGTCAATATACAGTTGAAACTGGACTTGATCATTTgctaaatttttatttcgcaTGTATAGGTTTGAAATCAACTGAAATTGATGTTAGCACAAAAAAACGTTCAATTGTTGTGATATTCAAACGTTTTATATTGAAtccaaaaattcttgaattatCCAAAGAATGTCAACAACATTTAATAGATGTCTATAAAATTCAACTAAATAGCTcgaaatcttcatcatcattggatacAAATCGCCAAAATCAACAGCAGCTACAGTTTCTAGATGAGAATACATTTAATGAAGCATTTAATGAGATAGAATCTCGATTAAGTGGTGCCATTTATCAGAATTTTCTTAAATCAAGAATATTTCTTGATTACATAAATAAATTCGATTGGACGAATAATGTACAACAACCGACTGCTGAAATCGCTTCGTGCTACAAAACtgatttgaatcatcaacaatcgcTACAAGCAAAAGAAAACCATTTATCACCTCAGTTATCGGAATCTTTGGATGATCCGGAACAAGAATTTGTTTCAgagtaattattattattatcattttttatgagataaaataatttctaatcattttttcatcattgttttaaAGGTCCAATAATTATGTAAAAAGATTTGATATGCCAGTTATTGATGAAACTAGCGAAGATGGTGATTCAACTGTCATAGAGGTTGTGCCCAAATtctctcaacaacaacagcattcACGAATACCACAACCACAACTtagatcattatcatcgaacaAACCGAATCAACCCGCTGCAAGCAGGGAACGATTACATCTTCAATTTTATGCATTGGAAAATCCACCACATCCGTATCATGTAAACAGACATGCTCAATATTCATCAGTACAATATAATTCTAAAAAAGACTCTGAAATTGAATCCATATCATCCAGCGATtcatcgtttgtttgttcacgTGAtagaaaatcattattacgtAATATgagttcatcattatcaaacaaaacattgacaCAACGATTTCAAAGGCCTCCACCTCAacagatgaaaaatcaaCTATTACCAACGGAAAATCCTGATGAATTTGCACgtagattgattgaaaaattgaataaagttCGTTCAGAACAAGAAACTGATATAAAACTAAGCCAAGCATTGATATCTTTTGAACGAGCACACTCACCATCATTGCCTGGATCACAACACGGCGGTGGCAGCGTTCAACAACGTGAAGCTGGTGTGGGCAAAAATTCcaccaacaataatcaaacatcgagcaaatcaaatcatcgaGAATCAGGCCTAGGTTTGgcattgaaaaatatcgatttcaGTACACTTAAAAATGAGAGTGGTCAAGCCATATTAGATAAACATTTTGCACAAGTTTTCGAAACACCGAATGCCGATTCACCATCCACAtctaatcaatcatcatcggcacCATATCCCCATCACACTAATCCACAACAAATCATtcatccaccaccaccattatcaccGACACCACATTTTATTgctcaattcaattcattatccGCTAACAATTCGGTGACAATACCTGCATATGTTAAGTTTTCTAATGAAGAAGTTCCACATAAATTGACATTGATTGGACCACATATCACTTTATTgtcattcaaacaacaaattccaaCCAAACGTGGtatacaagaattttttttcaaaagacAATCAAGTGAATCAGAAAAACTTGATTGTGGTTCCGATTCTTTGTGGATCAACATCaaagatgatcatcaaacattaCCACAGCTTGATGGTAAGATCCATGCAAGAGTTGAATTAACTAACTAATAACTATTGTacaaatggagaaaaaattgcTGCCTTTTTTATGTACcgaattatttatttttgtctttttttgtattaaaaaaatttgtttctta
Encoded proteins:
- the LOC124490193 gene encoding uncharacterized protein LOC124490193 — translated: MSLAAASSPTSSPSPSSSSIQQQQSAATASIILSPGYYRRQEREQQQHHTNLNTRQHISVLANACLGQPQPVSSTLVPSSIPHQWLNCTSVTRNSVESPPIEKMTNQSHKCVQQQRDQIDDNHQTPPIETSTPSSIATDETPQIDRWSRDFRSLIDDRDGVNLFRQYTVETGLDHLLNFYFACIGLKSTEIDVSTKKRSIVVIFKRFILNPKILELSKECQQHLIDVYKIQLNSSKSSSSLDTNRQNQQQLQFLDENTFNEAFNEIESRLSGAIYQNFLKSRIFLDYINKFDWTNNVQQPTAEIASCYKTDLNHQQSLQAKENHLSPQLSESLDDPEQEFVSESNNYVKRFDMPVIDETSEDGDSTVIEVVPKFSQQQQHSRIPQPQLRSLSSNKPNQPAASRERLHLQFYALENPPHPYHVNRHAQYSSVQYNSKKDSEIESISSSDSSFVCSRDRKSLLRNMSSSLSNKTLTQRFQRPPPQQMKNQLLPTENPDEFARRLIEKLNKVRSEQETDIKLSQALISFERAHSPSLPGSQHGGGSVQQREAGVGKNSTNNNQTSSKSNHRESGLGLALKNIDFSTLKNESGQAILDKHFAQVFETPNADSPSTSNQSSSAPYPHHTNPQQIIHPPPPLSPTPHFIAQFNSLSANNSVTIPAYVKFSNEEVPHKLTLIGPHITLLSFKQQIPTKRGIQEFFFKRQSSESEKLDCGSDSLWINIKDDHQTLPQLDGKIHARVELTN